The following proteins are encoded in a genomic region of candidate division WOR-3 bacterium:
- a CDS encoding tetratricopeptide repeat protein, with translation MIGVLTAFLLLLVSRASAGTADSLFNRAAYLFFNRHLGPGYLDSAYALVAKGRQLEPGHERGLYLWSRVHVQKGDNTKAQAEKIRLYERARSIAETLKVVNPSNPDGWMWWAVAQGRIGQTRGVMNSLFMVPSLRTSFLRVLELDSTYPTAYDALGVLYYELPGIAGGNLAKSEEYLLRGLKHDPNYTLLRLDLAKVYIRQKKWQQARDQLNLLLATENPTYPADFVLDDRPEACRLLEQIGERR, from the coding sequence ATGATCGGCGTGCTGACAGCGTTCTTACTCCTTCTGGTTTCGCGGGCATCGGCCGGCACGGCAGATTCGCTGTTCAACCGGGCCGCGTATCTTTTTTTCAACCGGCATCTGGGCCCGGGGTATCTTGACTCGGCATATGCGCTTGTTGCCAAGGGACGGCAACTCGAACCTGGGCACGAGCGCGGTCTGTACCTATGGTCGCGCGTTCATGTCCAGAAGGGCGATAACACCAAGGCCCAGGCCGAGAAGATTCGGCTCTATGAGCGTGCCCGTTCGATTGCCGAAACGCTAAAGGTCGTAAATCCGAGTAACCCGGATGGCTGGATGTGGTGGGCAGTTGCCCAGGGACGCATCGGTCAGACCAGGGGCGTGATGAACTCGCTGTTCATGGTTCCGTCATTGAGGACGAGCTTTCTTCGGGTGCTGGAGCTGGATTCAACTTACCCGACTGCGTACGATGCGCTTGGGGTGCTCTACTATGAGCTGCCCGGTATTGCGGGCGGCAACCTTGCCAAGTCCGAGGAGTACCTGCTCAGGGGATTGAAGCACGACCCGAACTACACTTTGCTCAGGCTCGACTTGGCCAAGGTTTACATCCGGCAGAAGAAGTGGCAACAGGCACGGGACCAGCTCAATCTGCTCTTGGCAACGGAGAATCCAACCTATCCGGCGGATTTCGTACTCGACGACCGGCCAGAGGCTTGCCGGCTTCTGGAACAGATCGGGGAGCGGAGGTAG
- a CDS encoding long-chain fatty acid--CoA ligase, which translates to MWQGRVMADTVYESFRLVAERHADRTALLHKVGTVYEGISFAALDRMVDEVAAGLAEKGVRPGTRVGIYSYNRPEWVVADLAAMKLGAIVVPVYHTLPADSVRYILNDAEVSHLVVEKPEFLANVVQVMADVPSLREIITLFEDAGAQYQMPSVESRAGREIFSFESLRRTGAMALVKNPASGQPHQSSPDDVVTVVYTSGTTGEPKGAMLTNRNILSNVEAAISRFSISERDVLLSFLPLCHMFERTCGYYCMLLAGATVAYAESLDTVRQDIQQVRPTLLITVPRVLEKVYNAVAEKVRTGPALSRMMMIATLRTYNRCARLAAKRQRPSYWLAFKRWLFGLLVVRKLKKLGGGRIRLMVSGGAPLERRLARIIRNLGFNLLEGYGLTETAPVVCAAVPGEERVGTVGKPFPGVEVRIGKDGEVLVRGPNVMKGYLNKPEETAKVIDTEGWFHTGDQGRFDDSGNLVICGRLKELVVNSYGKNIAPVPIEQALCSSEYVEQAVVIGDRRPYLTALIVPTRLALEDYARTKGIKYDSLTELLGHSEVRRLFEEEITKALANFAPYEQVRAFRLVPEPFTVENGFLTPTLKTRRARIVEAFRDEISRMYAER; encoded by the coding sequence ACCGGACGGCATTGCTGCACAAGGTCGGTACCGTTTATGAGGGCATCAGTTTTGCCGCCCTCGACCGGATGGTTGATGAGGTTGCTGCTGGTCTGGCGGAAAAGGGGGTCAGGCCGGGTACGAGAGTCGGTATCTATTCCTACAATCGGCCAGAATGGGTCGTGGCCGACCTGGCGGCAATGAAGCTGGGCGCAATCGTTGTTCCGGTTTACCACACGCTGCCGGCTGACAGCGTGCGATACATCCTGAACGATGCCGAGGTAAGTCATCTTGTTGTCGAGAAGCCGGAGTTTCTGGCCAATGTTGTGCAGGTCATGGCGGACGTTCCGAGTCTTAGGGAAATCATCACGTTGTTCGAGGACGCAGGCGCGCAGTACCAGATGCCGAGTGTCGAGAGTCGGGCCGGCAGGGAGATATTTTCGTTCGAGTCACTGCGCCGCACCGGCGCAATGGCACTGGTCAAGAACCCGGCGTCCGGTCAGCCGCATCAGTCCAGTCCGGACGACGTTGTGACAGTGGTCTATACCTCAGGCACGACCGGTGAACCCAAGGGTGCGATGCTGACCAATCGTAACATTCTGTCGAACGTCGAGGCGGCAATCAGCCGGTTCAGCATCAGTGAGCGCGACGTGCTTCTGTCTTTTCTGCCGCTCTGTCACATGTTCGAGCGCACCTGCGGATACTACTGTATGCTGCTGGCCGGTGCGACCGTGGCCTATGCTGAGTCGCTTGATACTGTCCGCCAGGACATCCAGCAAGTCAGACCGACCCTGCTGATTACCGTGCCCAGGGTGCTGGAGAAGGTTTACAACGCCGTGGCCGAGAAGGTCCGGACCGGGCCGGCGCTTTCCCGGATGATGATGATTGCGACCCTGCGGACCTATAACCGTTGTGCCCGACTGGCAGCAAAGCGCCAGCGACCTTCGTACTGGCTCGCGTTCAAGCGCTGGCTGTTCGGCCTTCTGGTTGTGCGTAAGCTAAAGAAGCTGGGCGGCGGCCGGATCCGGCTGATGGTTTCGGGTGGTGCACCGCTTGAACGCCGGCTGGCCCGTATCATCCGCAACCTTGGTTTCAATCTGCTTGAGGGTTATGGCCTTACCGAGACCGCACCGGTTGTGTGTGCGGCGGTACCGGGCGAGGAACGAGTCGGCACGGTTGGCAAGCCTTTTCCCGGGGTCGAGGTCAGAATCGGAAAGGATGGTGAAGTCCTTGTGCGCGGGCCGAACGTGATGAAGGGTTATCTGAACAAACCGGAGGAAACCGCAAAGGTCATTGACACAGAGGGCTGGTTTCACACTGGTGACCAGGGCCGGTTCGATGATTCGGGTAATCTTGTTATCTGCGGCCGGCTCAAGGAGCTTGTTGTCAATTCCTACGGCAAGAACATCGCACCGGTGCCAATCGAGCAGGCGTTGTGCAGTTCTGAGTATGTTGAGCAGGCGGTTGTCATCGGTGACCGGCGGCCGTACCTGACCGCACTCATCGTGCCGACGCGGCTCGCACTCGAGGACTATGCCCGCACCAAGGGCATCAAGTACGATAGTCTTACAGAACTTTTAGGTCATTCTGAGGTCAGGCGGCTGTTCGAGGAGGAAATCACCAAGGCGCTTGCCAACTTCGCACCGTACGAACAGGTCCGGGCGTTCCGGCTAGTCCCGGAGCCGTTCACGGTCGAGAACGGATTTCTGACCCCGACGCTGAAGACTCGAAGGGCCCGGATTGTGGAGGCTTTTCGTGATGAGATTAGCCGGATGTATGCGGAGCGCTGA
- a CDS encoding NAD-dependent epimerase/dehydratase family protein — MNALVTGANGFVGSHMCELLLARGHAVRALVRETSDLVWLEGMDLDFAYGDMRQPETFAAAVQDADWVFHTAATVRPKNPEDFERVNCEGTRLLAEACISAKVKGLVFFSSAAAAGPASGPQQPRTETENPAPVSRYGQSKLKAEQALASLAGRLHSVILRFPAVYGPRDKDSLMLIRILKIGVRPDFGGTFSVVYVRDAVRAALIGAEADVASGSVYFISDGRAHDYDELGRLAGQLLGRRTVRLKVPDWAVRSAAAVSEWLNREGSILNRDKARELIQECWVCSPDKAKQELGFEPEYDLSRGLELTLRWYQDQGWL, encoded by the coding sequence GTGAATGCCCTCGTGACCGGTGCAAACGGTTTTGTCGGTTCGCACATGTGCGAACTGCTTCTGGCTCGCGGTCACGCCGTGCGGGCTCTGGTCCGCGAAACAAGCGACCTGGTCTGGCTTGAAGGCATGGACCTTGATTTTGCCTATGGCGACATGCGCCAGCCGGAAACTTTCGCTGCCGCAGTCCAGGATGCCGACTGGGTCTTTCACACCGCTGCGACCGTGCGGCCCAAAAACCCCGAAGACTTCGAGCGAGTAAACTGCGAAGGCACGCGGCTTCTGGCCGAGGCGTGCATCTCAGCCAAAGTCAAAGGGCTCGTATTCTTCTCAAGCGCGGCTGCGGCCGGCCCGGCTTCAGGCCCGCAGCAGCCCAGAACCGAAACCGAAAACCCTGCACCGGTCAGCCGGTACGGCCAGAGCAAACTCAAGGCCGAGCAGGCACTCGCCAGCCTGGCCGGAAGACTGCACTCGGTGATACTCCGCTTCCCTGCGGTCTATGGTCCGCGGGACAAAGACAGCCTCATGCTAATCCGTATTCTCAAAATCGGGGTGCGACCGGACTTCGGCGGCACCTTCTCGGTTGTCTATGTCCGGGATGCAGTAAGGGCCGCACTCATCGGTGCCGAGGCCGACGTTGCCTCCGGCTCGGTGTACTTTATCTCCGATGGCCGCGCCCACGACTACGACGAACTTGGCCGGCTGGCTGGCCAGTTGCTCGGCCGCCGGACGGTCAGACTCAAAGTCCCAGACTGGGCGGTCCGGTCCGCGGCCGCGGTCAGCGAATGGCTCAACCGCGAAGGCTCGATTCTCAATCGCGACAAAGCAAGAGAACTTATCCAGGAATGCTGGGTCTGCAGTCCGGACAAGGCAAAGCAGGAACTCGGCTTCGAACCGGAATATGACCTTAGCCGCGGTCTGGAACTGACGCTCCGATGGTACCAGGACCAAGGCTGGCTCTAG
- a CDS encoding sugar phosphate isomerase/epimerase: protein MHPLDSIRARLGLQILFDFKDIGDAIRFASRHGFGALELNLGNIRFGQQLASRRERRRIAALALDHGIVLAFHALEGPSFFIPSRRAFQATVSELKQTLDYAADVGARNVVMHLGFDMHYGIDGGNRYTHEEFPEYFVSAMHEGLTQLKAYARDRSRLCVENVGGFRYGPAAKVLPQLLGGSLGLCYDVGHTNILPANKRRHELAFFRRFRQHIHHTHIHDNNGVRDEHHALGKGSMDFLRIFRFLLNTDALLVFEVRPKEAALRSLDYFNRKVAPNL from the coding sequence TTTGCATCCCGGCACGGATTCGGTGCGCTTGAACTGAACCTCGGCAACATCCGCTTCGGCCAGCAACTCGCCAGCCGGCGTGAAAGGCGCCGGATTGCGGCCCTGGCCCTTGACCACGGGATAGTACTAGCGTTCCACGCACTCGAAGGCCCGTCTTTTTTCATTCCGAGCCGCCGCGCCTTTCAAGCCACGGTCAGCGAGTTGAAGCAAACTCTGGACTACGCGGCCGACGTTGGTGCAAGAAACGTTGTCATGCACCTCGGGTTCGACATGCACTACGGCATAGACGGCGGCAACCGCTACACCCATGAAGAGTTCCCGGAATACTTCGTGTCGGCAATGCACGAAGGCCTGACCCAGCTCAAGGCCTACGCCCGCGACCGCAGCCGCCTGTGCGTTGAGAACGTCGGTGGGTTCCGCTACGGACCCGCGGCAAAGGTTCTGCCGCAACTGCTCGGCGGCAGCCTTGGCCTCTGCTACGACGTCGGGCACACAAACATCCTGCCTGCAAACAAACGTCGGCACGAACTTGCGTTCTTCCGGCGCTTCCGTCAGCACATCCATCATACGCACATCCACGACAACAATGGTGTGCGGGACGAACACCATGCTCTGGGCAAAGGAAGCATGGATTTCCTGCGTATCTTCAGGTTTCTCCTGAACACTGACGCTCTTTTGGTATTCGAGGTCAGGCCAAAGGAAGCCGCGCTCCGAAGCCTTGACTACTTCAACCGGAAAGTAGCGCCGAACCTGTGA